The following coding sequences lie in one Nitrospirota bacterium genomic window:
- a CDS encoding TetR/AcrR family transcriptional regulator → MTGRKRPVKPEEHAVRERLLGAALDIFNERGYAATSVREIVEAAGVTKPTLYYYFGNKEGIYTELMTKPFEVLEKILVETAHEKLSSRERVLRLYEGIFLLFMKNLKAARLMYSIYYGPPQGAPFIDFEGYHLKIREVTELIVKEGIKSGEIRKVNADTLTHVLIGALNFVLEEQLCHRSPMVDKKGLSAMLAFIFDGVTPLITKRKR, encoded by the coding sequence ATGACAGGCAGAAAACGCCCTGTAAAACCTGAGGAACACGCGGTGCGGGAACGTCTTCTCGGCGCGGCCCTTGATATATTCAATGAAAGGGGATATGCCGCCACTTCTGTCCGGGAGATCGTTGAGGCGGCCGGTGTCACAAAACCGACGCTCTATTACTATTTCGGGAACAAGGAAGGCATCTACACGGAGCTGATGACAAAACCCTTTGAGGTCCTTGAAAAGATATTGGTGGAAACCGCGCACGAAAAGTTAAGCTCTCGTGAACGCGTGCTGCGTCTGTACGAAGGGATATTCCTCCTGTTCATGAAGAACCTCAAGGCCGCGAGACTTATGTATTCGATCTATTACGGCCCCCCCCAGGGGGCGCCTTTCATTGACTTCGAGGGCTACCACCTGAAGATCAGAGAGGTAACGGAATTAATTGTGAAGGAAGGGATCAAAAGCGGCGAGATCCGGAAGGTGAATGCGGACACGCTGACGCATGTTTTGATAGGGGCGCTGAACTTCGTGCTTGAGGAGCAGCTCTGCCACCGTTCGCCTATGGTAGATAAAAAAGGACTGTCCGCCATGCTCGCTTTTATCTTTGACGGGGTCACTCCATTAATAACGAAAAGGAAAAGGTGA
- a CDS encoding efflux RND transporter periplasmic adaptor subunit, producing the protein MLLLSNYFKNQQIPESRDWGLGISRETNPQSLNPNPYFLIIILLSVLWTSGCSSKSADGKKDTNAGRPPVAVETLSVSASDLAEGLDVVGTLTPKFETEVKSQIPGLISEVYVTEWVRVRKNDPLARIDLSETGALVNKAGASVESAKAGYLQAQVAAQRAEREKARMQKLREFGLATQQNYEDAESEAAAANAAVEAARAQIGAAEGELRALQARLSKGMILSPMDGVVSLRDVNVGDLASDTGAAKALFKVVDNRILKLTVSVPSVDMASIKVRDSLTFTVDAIPGKTFSGKVMFINPSVDEADRSVKVIAEVINSSGELKGGLFAKGRIETGTRRNIIQVPRSSLIGLNVAEKKAGLYTVEADQAHYREVATGAVAGDQVEIVSGLNQGELLVVRGGFNLKDNDKVVTAGGKGR; encoded by the coding sequence ATGTTATTACTCAGTAACTATTTCAAGAATCAACAAATACCGGAGAGTAGGGATTGGGGATTAGGGATTAGTAGAGAAACCAACCCCCAATCCCTAAACCCTAATCCCTATTTTTTAATTATCATTTTACTTTCTGTCCTCTGGACATCAGGCTGTTCTTCAAAAAGCGCTGACGGAAAAAAGGATACCAATGCCGGGCGTCCCCCGGTGGCAGTGGAGACCTTGTCAGTTTCAGCTTCAGACCTGGCAGAAGGCCTTGACGTAGTTGGTACCCTCACCCCGAAATTCGAGACAGAGGTGAAGTCCCAGATCCCCGGCCTTATAAGCGAGGTCTATGTCACCGAGTGGGTGAGAGTCAGGAAGAATGATCCGCTTGCCAGAATAGACTTGAGTGAGACCGGGGCGCTTGTAAACAAGGCCGGCGCCTCGGTTGAATCGGCAAAGGCAGGATATCTTCAGGCACAGGTCGCTGCACAGCGTGCTGAGCGTGAAAAGGCACGGATGCAGAAGCTCAGAGAATTCGGCCTTGCCACACAGCAGAATTATGAGGATGCGGAATCAGAGGCGGCGGCGGCGAATGCCGCAGTTGAGGCTGCGCGCGCCCAGATCGGCGCTGCGGAGGGAGAACTGCGCGCGCTCCAGGCGCGCCTTTCCAAAGGGATGATACTTTCACCCATGGATGGAGTCGTTTCACTTCGGGACGTGAATGTGGGTGATCTTGCCAGCGACACCGGGGCAGCCAAGGCCCTATTTAAGGTCGTAGATAACAGGATACTCAAACTCACCGTTTCGGTCCCGTCGGTAGATATGGCTTCCATAAAGGTGAGGGATTCGCTGACGTTTACTGTTGATGCTATTCCGGGCAAGACCTTTTCAGGAAAGGTGATGTTCATAAACCCGTCTGTGGACGAAGCTGACAGGTCGGTAAAGGTCATTGCCGAGGTGATCAATTCATCGGGGGAATTAAAAGGCGGCCTTTTTGCAAAGGGGAGGATCGAGACAGGGACCAGGAGAAATATCATTCAGGTCCCGCGTTCATCCCTGATCGGTTTAAATGTTGCGGAAAAGAAGGCAGGTCTGTACACGGTAGAAGCTGACCAGGCGCATTACAGGGAAGTGGCCACAGGGGCAGTTGCGGGTGACCAGGTGGAGATAGTTTCAGGTCTTAATCAGGGAGAACTTTTAGTTGTGCGAGGCGGTTTTAATCTGAAGGACAACGACAAGGTCGTTACGGCCGGTGGTAAGGGGAGGTAG
- a CDS encoding TolC family protein, which yields MNRLYRLFIFLMITLLLPLSASAGEVKVLTLQQALDIAAEKNRDIQKAREYFQWVQGKYVEERAAALPQLTITGSAAVSHDKTMIVPAGNISDRMKTYSGEVGVTQTLFAWGKVGAAIRAAQEGMKTAEEQLRLYRQAASRDVSIVFFDVLLSRELHDIARQDLAQKERHLEEARRKYTAGVATDYDVLAAEVAVKNAGPEVIRTENLIRDALDRLRFFLALEDGEIDVTGKLEVTDYPAVPDYEHIYKAAFEKRPEARDLRHRVSIAGELVTIANADDKPRLEFRGGYGWKSLELGDMNLDGRAWNAGLFLTFPFFDGMRTRGRVAQAESDLSSIRIDEAKLADSFALQAREALNAVRESREIVDALSGTVTQAEKLLFLSEKGYELGVKIRLEVEDAELKLLQARGNLSRAWRDYRAAGVNLLWVMGVLGEDAYQ from the coding sequence ATGAATAGACTTTATCGTTTATTCATATTTTTAATGATCACCCTCCTGCTGCCCCTTTCCGCATCAGCGGGGGAAGTAAAGGTCTTGACCCTGCAGCAGGCCCTGGATATAGCCGCAGAAAAAAACCGCGATATTCAAAAGGCCAGGGAATACTTCCAATGGGTGCAGGGAAAATATGTTGAAGAGAGGGCGGCTGCTTTACCGCAGCTTACCATTACCGGTTCGGCGGCAGTCAGCCATGACAAGACCATGATAGTTCCCGCGGGAAATATCTCTGACAGGATGAAGACGTATTCCGGTGAAGTAGGCGTTACCCAGACCTTATTTGCCTGGGGCAAGGTCGGGGCCGCTATAAGGGCGGCACAGGAGGGAATGAAGACTGCGGAGGAGCAGCTTAGACTCTATCGTCAGGCCGCATCCAGGGATGTCTCCATTGTCTTCTTTGATGTGCTTCTTTCACGGGAACTGCATGACATCGCGCGCCAGGACCTTGCGCAGAAGGAGCGGCATCTTGAAGAAGCGCGCCGCAAATACACTGCAGGAGTTGCAACGGATTATGATGTCCTCGCTGCTGAAGTTGCAGTGAAAAATGCCGGACCGGAAGTTATACGAACGGAAAACCTGATACGTGACGCGCTTGACAGGCTCCGCTTTTTCCTCGCTTTAGAGGATGGAGAAATTGATGTCACCGGCAAGCTGGAGGTTACGGATTATCCGGCAGTCCCTGACTATGAGCATATCTATAAGGCCGCCTTTGAGAAACGCCCTGAGGCAAGAGACCTCCGCCACCGCGTCAGCATTGCCGGGGAGCTGGTCACTATAGCCAATGCGGATGACAAACCGCGTCTTGAATTCAGGGGCGGATACGGGTGGAAGAGCCTGGAACTCGGAGATATGAATTTAGACGGAAGGGCGTGGAACGCCGGACTGTTCCTGACGTTTCCTTTTTTTGACGGGATGCGCACGAGGGGAAGAGTGGCACAGGCTGAAAGCGACCTCAGCAGCATAAGGATAGATGAAGCCAAACTTGCCGATTCCTTTGCCCTGCAGGCGCGCGAGGCGCTGAACGCTGTGCGTGAGTCCAGGGAGATCGTTGACGCCCTGTCCGGCACTGTGACCCAGGCTGAAAAACTGTTGTTCCTTTCCGAAAAGGGTTATGAACTCGGCGTGAAAATCCGGCTTGAAGTTGAAGACGCTGAACTGAAACTCCTGCAGGCAAGGGGAAATCTTTCACGCGCATGGAGGGACTACCGGGCAGCCGGCGTTAACCTGTTGTGGGTGATGGGAGTGCTGGGGGAAGATGCTTATCAATGA
- a CDS encoding efflux RND transporter permease subunit, whose amino-acid sequence MLLSDLSIKRPVLAAVMMLTLVVLGIFSYRRLSVEMYPNVEIPVVSIVTKFPGASPESVERELTKKIEEAVNPVAGVKRVLSYSREGVSTVVVEYRLEEKINEVAQETRAKINAVRGELPLGIEDPIIQKLDFNALPVISVAVRSSSLSSRDLTLLVEKKIKRRLETVAGVGKVDLVGSATREVNVVIDPVRVESLGIGVDTVINGLRSENVNTPLGRLNRGNTEYPLRVAGKPDRVDQFRSMVIAERDGRPIRLSEVAEVVDGIEEERSLALVNGIPAVALDIQKQSGANMVDVVNAIKKRVDQLQSELPETVTLEIVRDASIMTLDSLKDVQETMIIGGFLTVLIVFCFINSWRSTVITGVTLPISVISSFIILNALGMTLNIMTLMALSLAIGLLIDDAIVVRENIVRHLEKGEDHFAAARSGTSEIGLAVFATTMSILAVFVPVAFMKGIVGRFFFSFGITVAFAVSVSLLVSFTLDPMLSSRWHDPAIHREGRRGFISRMLDRFNDMFERMAERYRGLIGWALGHRKTVLFSALAAFVGGIMIFGMLESAFMTNFDKGEFQVSFKTAPDASLSESRGRLNAMLAALKDIPEIDHTYSTVGAGDSGTVQSGVVYVKLKERSERKRIQDDIQRDVRSRLQRIPGIKISIEEAGGVGSSIKPLVVNVRGEDIALLKKYSSELKDKMYTIPGIVDIEATLENDIPEYQLTVDREKAVNAGIMTDRIVRTVGALVGGEAVTTYEDEDGDSVDVRVRLPEYLREDPAQVQNLRFAVQRGNGPSALMPLSNIASYEVSNSPSEINRQALTREVVITANLDGVPIGTAVSKVRKAAEGILMEPGYKIVFSGEAEDMAESFGYMGESLILAVVLVYLILAAQFESFLEPMAIMLSLPLSIVGMAGMLFLTGDTINIMSLIGLIMLMGLVTKNAILLVDYAKVLQGRGMERNEAVITAGRTRLRPILMTTLAMIFGMMPLAFALGSGAEMRAPMARAVIGGLLTSTVLTLLVVPVVYTLLDDFSVWIRRRFSSKKVVTT is encoded by the coding sequence ATGCTGCTTTCCGACCTTTCCATAAAAAGACCTGTGCTTGCAGCGGTCATGATGCTGACCCTTGTTGTATTAGGAATATTTTCATACCGCCGCCTGTCAGTCGAAATGTATCCCAATGTTGAGATTCCCGTAGTCTCGATTGTAACAAAATTTCCCGGCGCGTCTCCTGAGAGCGTTGAGAGGGAATTGACAAAGAAGATCGAGGAGGCGGTAAACCCCGTGGCCGGGGTGAAACGCGTCCTCTCATATTCACGCGAAGGTGTCTCTACCGTTGTGGTGGAATATCGTCTTGAAGAGAAGATCAATGAAGTGGCGCAGGAGACACGCGCGAAGATCAACGCTGTCCGGGGTGAGCTGCCCCTGGGCATAGAAGACCCGATTATACAGAAGCTCGATTTCAACGCCCTGCCGGTCATATCGGTTGCTGTGCGTTCCTCGTCTCTTTCAAGCCGGGACCTTACCCTCCTGGTTGAAAAGAAGATAAAGCGCAGGCTCGAAACCGTTGCCGGGGTGGGAAAGGTCGATCTTGTCGGTTCCGCAACGAGAGAGGTCAATGTCGTAATCGACCCGGTCCGTGTCGAGTCCCTCGGCATCGGTGTTGACACCGTGATAAACGGATTGAGGTCGGAAAATGTGAATACCCCGCTCGGAAGGCTGAACCGGGGCAATACAGAGTACCCGCTCCGCGTTGCTGGAAAACCTGACCGCGTTGACCAGTTCCGCTCTATGGTGATCGCTGAACGCGACGGCAGGCCGATCAGGCTTTCAGAAGTCGCGGAGGTGGTTGACGGTATTGAAGAGGAGCGCTCACTTGCGCTGGTAAACGGCATCCCGGCGGTGGCGCTTGACATACAGAAGCAGTCCGGCGCGAACATGGTTGACGTAGTAAACGCGATCAAAAAGCGCGTGGATCAATTGCAGTCCGAACTTCCGGAGACCGTCACGCTGGAAATAGTCCGCGACGCATCGATCATGACGCTTGATTCTCTGAAGGACGTGCAGGAGACGATGATCATCGGCGGCTTTCTCACGGTCCTGATAGTCTTCTGCTTTATAAACTCGTGGCGCTCCACGGTCATAACCGGGGTCACGCTGCCCATATCGGTCATCTCATCATTTATCATCCTGAACGCGCTCGGCATGACGTTAAACATCATGACGCTCATGGCGCTCTCGCTTGCAATAGGCCTCCTGATAGACGACGCCATTGTTGTGCGGGAAAATATAGTCCGTCATCTTGAAAAAGGCGAAGACCATTTCGCGGCAGCGCGCAGCGGCACGAGCGAGATAGGGCTTGCGGTCTTTGCCACTACCATGTCCATACTTGCAGTATTTGTGCCGGTGGCTTTTATGAAAGGGATCGTCGGCAGGTTCTTCTTCTCATTCGGTATCACTGTGGCCTTTGCGGTGTCTGTGTCTCTGCTTGTGTCTTTTACGCTTGATCCCATGCTGTCTTCGCGCTGGCATGATCCGGCCATTCACAGGGAGGGGAGACGCGGTTTCATCTCACGCATGTTAGACAGGTTCAATGACATGTTTGAACGAATGGCTGAACGTTATCGCGGTCTGATCGGATGGGCGCTGGGACACAGGAAGACCGTCCTGTTCTCCGCATTGGCGGCCTTTGTCGGAGGGATTATGATATTCGGAATGCTCGAATCCGCCTTTATGACCAATTTCGATAAGGGTGAATTTCAGGTAAGTTTTAAAACAGCCCCGGATGCATCGCTCAGCGAAAGCCGCGGCCGACTTAACGCGATGCTGGCAGCGCTCAAGGATATTCCCGAAATAGATCATACATATTCTACTGTCGGCGCGGGTGACAGCGGCACAGTGCAAAGCGGCGTGGTTTACGTTAAGCTCAAGGAACGCTCAGAGAGAAAGAGGATACAGGATGACATTCAACGTGATGTCCGAAGCAGGCTTCAGCGTATCCCGGGGATCAAGATTTCCATTGAGGAAGCAGGCGGCGTGGGAAGCAGTATCAAACCCCTTGTTGTAAATGTGAGGGGAGAAGATATTGCATTGTTGAAAAAGTATTCCTCTGAGCTGAAAGACAAAATGTATACGATCCCCGGCATTGTTGATATCGAAGCGACGCTGGAGAATGACATCCCGGAATACCAACTCACGGTTGACAGGGAAAAGGCGGTGAATGCCGGGATCATGACCGACCGCATTGTCCGCACCGTGGGCGCGCTTGTGGGAGGGGAAGCAGTCACAACTTATGAAGACGAAGACGGCGATTCCGTTGACGTGCGGGTCCGGCTTCCCGAATATCTGCGCGAGGACCCTGCGCAGGTGCAGAACCTGCGGTTTGCTGTACAGAGGGGGAACGGGCCTTCTGCTCTTATGCCTCTGTCCAATATCGCATCATATGAGGTAAGCAATTCTCCTTCGGAGATCAACCGGCAGGCCCTCACCCGTGAGGTAGTGATCACTGCAAACCTTGACGGGGTGCCTATCGGCACTGCGGTGAGCAAAGTGCGGAAGGCCGCGGAAGGGATTTTGATGGAGCCCGGCTACAAGATTGTTTTTTCAGGAGAGGCAGAGGACATGGCAGAGTCCTTCGGCTACATGGGAGAGTCCCTCATCCTCGCGGTGGTACTTGTTTATCTGATATTGGCGGCGCAGTTTGAATCATTTCTCGAACCTATGGCCATTATGCTTTCCCTGCCCCTTTCCATAGTCGGTATGGCGGGGATGCTGTTCCTCACAGGCGACACGATAAATATCATGTCTCTCATCGGCCTGATAATGCTCATGGGCCTGGTCACAAAAAACGCCATCCTCCTTGTTGACTATGCAAAGGTGCTGCAGGGACGCGGCATGGAAAGGAACGAGGCTGTCATTACAGCCGGAAGGACAAGGCTGAGGCCCATATTGATGACAACACTTGCCATGATCTTCGGCATGATGCCCCTTGCCTTTGCCCTCGGCTCCGGCGCTGAGATGCGCGCGCCTATGGCCCGCGCCGTGATCGGCGGACTTCTGACATCGACCGTACTTACTCTGCTTGTCGTCCCGGTGGTATATACATTACTGGATGATTTCAGCGTGTGGATACGGAGACGCTTCAGTTCAAAAAAGGTTGTGACAACATGA
- a CDS encoding peptidylprolyl isomerase, with protein MKKTWLFVFVFSLAILAGCSQKEKSGVDVIAEVDKTPITKDEFLKEISRIPDWAKEQFKGKEGKDKFLDELVKRELIYQDAKKMGLDKDKEYLEKIKEFEKMTLVSLILKKEVEDKSKVDDADVKSFYEKNADKFTIGTTIKAGHILVDTEDQAKKIYARIKKGERFADLAKSLSKDTGSAQKGGDLGYFAHGQMVPEFEQAVLKLKPGEVSGPVKTRFGYHIIQLTDIKKGETASFEQSKESIQKQLLAEKKRELFEKYIEGLKSKYKVSKNDKALEAITIPAESAGGQKPAQHP; from the coding sequence TTTCGCTGGCAATCCTTGCCGGATGTTCTCAGAAGGAGAAATCAGGCGTGGATGTTATAGCGGAGGTTGATAAAACTCCCATTACCAAGGACGAGTTCCTGAAGGAAATAAGCCGTATCCCTGACTGGGCAAAGGAACAGTTCAAGGGGAAAGAAGGCAAAGATAAATTCCTTGATGAACTCGTTAAGAGAGAACTTATATACCAGGACGCCAAAAAAATGGGACTTGACAAGGACAAAGAGTATCTTGAAAAAATTAAAGAGTTTGAAAAAATGACCCTGGTGTCCCTCATTCTTAAAAAAGAAGTTGAAGACAAGTCAAAGGTAGATGACGCAGACGTTAAAAGCTTCTATGAAAAGAACGCGGACAAATTCACCATCGGCACAACGATCAAGGCAGGCCATATTCTCGTTGACACGGAGGACCAGGCAAAGAAGATCTATGCCCGAATCAAAAAAGGAGAGCGCTTTGCCGACCTTGCAAAGTCACTGTCGAAAGATACAGGGTCTGCCCAGAAAGGCGGAGACCTCGGTTACTTTGCCCACGGGCAGATGGTACCCGAGTTTGAGCAGGCTGTATTGAAATTAAAACCCGGGGAAGTAAGCGGGCCGGTAAAGACACGCTTCGGCTATCACATCATTCAATTGACCGATATCAAAAAGGGCGAGACCGCGAGCTTTGAGCAGTCTAAGGAATCAATACAAAAACAGCTCCTCGCGGAAAAAAAGAGAGAGCTCTTTGAAAAATATATTGAAGGCTTAAAAAGCAAATATAAAGTAAGCAAAAATGATAAGGCCCTTGAGGCAATTACTATCCCCGCTGAAAGCGCGGGGGGGCAAAAACCGGCACAGCATCCATAG
- a CDS encoding proline--tRNA ligase — MHFSGTFIPTLRETPAEAESISHILMLRAGYVRQLASGLYIYLPLAWRVMNRINKIIREEMDAIGAQEISMPGLHPADIWQKTGRWSDIGDEMFRLKDRGGRDMCLGMTHEEIITWLASMELRSYRQLPQMWYQMQAKFRDEARPKSGILRTREFIMKDSYSFDKDEEGLKESYRKHAEAYHRIFQRCGLKFHQVQSDPGMMGGATAHEFMAPSPAGEDTIVLCKCGYSANTELALSVPSPQKLKGDEKDWALEDIATPDKRTVAEVSGFLKTHPSCFIKSLLLIGKDGPFLALVRGDQELHEKKLSKITGEFRAAQKDEVKTILGVAVGSIGPYNNTLKKIADISLKDGIYISGANKEGFHTRGIKPGVHFQAEWHDIHVAGEGDTCSTCGAEIILEKAIEIGNIFQLGTKYSQPLKAVYLDENGTENPVIMGSYGIGPARIAASAIEQNHDKDGIIWPQSIAPFDVEIIPLDTESEILELAGTIYRGLIDEKLDVLIDDRDERPGVKFKDADLIGIPYQIVIGKKGLKEGVVELKSRRTKETERTAPSEVVKKVRGFFGKA; from the coding sequence ATGCATTTTTCAGGGACCTTCATTCCGACCTTGCGGGAGACCCCGGCGGAGGCGGAGTCGATCAGCCATATTCTTATGCTTCGCGCAGGTTACGTCAGGCAGCTTGCCTCAGGACTTTATATCTACCTTCCTCTCGCGTGGAGGGTAATGAACAGGATAAATAAAATAATCAGGGAAGAAATGGACGCGATAGGCGCGCAGGAAATATCAATGCCGGGGCTGCATCCAGCCGACATATGGCAGAAGACCGGCAGGTGGTCTGACATCGGCGATGAGATGTTCAGGCTGAAAGACAGGGGCGGCAGGGACATGTGCCTTGGAATGACCCATGAAGAAATAATCACATGGCTTGCCTCGATGGAACTCCGTTCATACAGGCAATTGCCCCAGATGTGGTATCAGATGCAGGCGAAGTTCAGGGACGAGGCAAGGCCCAAAAGCGGGATATTGCGCACCCGTGAATTCATCATGAAAGACAGTTACAGTTTTGATAAAGATGAAGAAGGCCTCAAGGAAAGTTATCGCAAACACGCTGAGGCGTATCACAGGATATTTCAGAGATGCGGGCTGAAATTTCACCAGGTACAGAGCGATCCCGGAATGATGGGCGGCGCAACCGCGCATGAATTCATGGCCCCGAGTCCGGCAGGAGAGGACACCATTGTCCTCTGTAAATGCGGCTACTCGGCAAATACGGAACTCGCGCTGTCAGTCCCGTCTCCTCAGAAACTGAAAGGGGATGAAAAGGACTGGGCACTGGAAGACATCGCTACTCCTGATAAGAGGACGGTAGCAGAGGTGTCGGGATTTCTGAAAACTCATCCTTCGTGTTTTATCAAGAGCCTGCTTCTGATAGGAAAGGACGGCCCTTTCCTTGCGCTTGTAAGAGGCGACCAGGAGCTTCATGAGAAGAAGCTTTCAAAAATCACCGGGGAATTCAGGGCTGCGCAGAAAGATGAAGTGAAAACCATCCTCGGTGTCGCGGTAGGGTCCATCGGCCCTTATAACAACACTTTGAAAAAGATCGCCGACATTTCACTGAAGGACGGGATCTACATCTCAGGAGCTAATAAGGAAGGGTTTCATACAAGAGGGATAAAACCTGGTGTCCATTTTCAGGCGGAGTGGCATGACATACACGTTGCCGGGGAGGGAGACACCTGTTCAACATGCGGCGCTGAAATAATACTTGAGAAGGCCATCGAGATCGGGAATATATTTCAGCTCGGCACGAAATACTCACAGCCGCTCAAGGCAGTGTATCTTGATGAGAACGGAACAGAGAATCCGGTCATAATGGGAAGCTACGGCATCGGCCCCGCCCGTATTGCCGCCTCGGCCATTGAACAGAACCATGACAAGGACGGGATCATCTGGCCCCAAAGCATTGCCCCCTTTGACGTTGAGATCATCCCCCTTGATACGGAGAGTGAAATATTGGAGCTCGCCGGGACAATATACAGGGGCTTGATCGATGAAAAACTTGATGTGCTCATAGACGACAGGGATGAACGCCCCGGCGTGAAATTCAAGGACGCTGACTTGATAGGCATTCCATATCAGATAGTCATCGGCAAAAAGGGATTGAAGGAAGGTGTAGTTGAGCTCAAGTCGAGAAGGACAAAAGAAACAGAAAGGACCGCCCCTTCCGAAGTTGTGAAAAAAGTGAGAGGTTTTTTCGGGAAGGCTTGA